The Deinococcus humi genome has a segment encoding these proteins:
- the purK gene encoding 5-(carboxyamino)imidazole ribonucleotide synthase, which produces MTPAAPQLGILGGGQLAQMLALAALPLGVRVTMLEPDDQAPARLCATHLHASYTDAAGLDALAACDAVTLEFENVPVAALTALEGRVPVRPGRELLERSKHRAREKEALRVAGARTAPFVVIETGTDLDGALVRIGGPGILKTSELGYDGKGQARVSDEAGLQAAWDEMGRVPCVLEGLVRFEREVSLAVARTPDGQVAFGPLIENVHRNGILRTSLFLEGDPHEAQAREIAGRVAWAWGLEGLMTLEFFQLPGSELLVNEVAPRVHNSGHLTQDGSSVSQFEAQVRAVLGLPLADWRPLLPCAMVNIIGMEGTDGQPLEPDWAGIDALPGTRLHLYHKAWRARRKLGHVNLVAPDARILRERLAQLERLIP; this is translated from the coding sequence ATGACTCCCGCCGCACCACAGCTGGGCATTCTCGGCGGCGGGCAGCTGGCGCAGATGCTGGCGCTGGCCGCCCTGCCGCTGGGCGTGCGCGTGACCATGCTGGAGCCGGATGACCAGGCCCCCGCACGGCTGTGTGCCACGCACCTGCACGCCTCCTACACCGACGCGGCGGGACTGGACGCGCTGGCCGCCTGCGACGCGGTGACGCTGGAATTCGAGAACGTCCCGGTGGCCGCCCTGACCGCGCTGGAAGGCCGCGTGCCGGTGCGTCCGGGCCGGGAGTTGCTGGAACGCAGCAAGCACCGCGCCCGTGAGAAGGAAGCCCTGCGGGTGGCCGGGGCGCGAACGGCTCCGTTTGTGGTGATCGAGACCGGGACCGATCTGGATGGCGCGCTGGTACGGATCGGCGGACCGGGCATCCTCAAGACCTCCGAGTTGGGATACGACGGCAAGGGGCAGGCGCGCGTCTCGGACGAGGCTGGACTGCAGGCCGCCTGGGACGAAATGGGGCGCGTTCCATGCGTGCTGGAAGGTCTGGTGCGATTCGAGCGCGAGGTCAGTCTGGCGGTGGCCCGCACGCCGGACGGTCAGGTGGCGTTCGGACCACTGATCGAGAACGTCCACAGGAACGGCATTCTTCGCACCAGCCTTTTCTTAGAGGGAGACCCTCACGAGGCGCAGGCACGCGAGATCGCCGGGCGGGTGGCCTGGGCCTGGGGCCTCGAAGGGCTGATGACGCTGGAATTCTTCCAGCTTCCAGGCAGTGAGCTGCTGGTCAATGAGGTGGCTCCGCGCGTCCACAACAGCGGCCACCTGACGCAGGACGGCAGCAGCGTCAGCCAGTTCGAGGCTCAGGTCCGGGCGGTGCTGGGCCTGCCGCTGGCCGACTGGCGGCCCCTCCTCCCGTGCGCGATGGTCAACATCATCGGGATGGAGGGCACAGACGGGCAGCCCCTGGAGCCGGACTGGGCAGGCATCGACGCGCTGCCCGGCACGCGGCTGCACCTGTACCACAAAGCCTGGCGCGCCAGGCGCAAGCTGGGACATGTCAACCTCGTCGCGCCTGACGCCCGGATACTGCGGGAGCGGCTGGCACAGCTCGAACGCCTGATCCCCTGA
- a CDS encoding GNAT family N-acetyltransferase, protein MASEPQVRKLGEGDTALYREVRLAALLNDPDAFITTAAEFQARTPESVAAQLRPRPTLVNFGAFVDGALMGLLSLAREERPRLKHRASIFGVSVAPEARGQGCGDALLRAALAHVQTWEGVTSVHLSVTETQAAARRLYERHGFQVWGTQPDAVRDDQGRALIEHHLCLLLEDPSA, encoded by the coding sequence TTGGCGTCTGAGCCGCAGGTTCGGAAGCTGGGGGAAGGGGACACCGCCCTGTACCGCGAGGTGAGGCTGGCCGCCCTTCTCAACGACCCGGACGCCTTCATCACCACCGCCGCCGAGTTCCAGGCGAGGACGCCCGAGTCGGTGGCGGCTCAGCTGCGGCCACGGCCCACGCTCGTCAACTTCGGCGCGTTCGTGGACGGCGCCCTGATGGGCCTGCTCTCTCTGGCGCGCGAGGAACGGCCCAGATTGAAACACAGGGCGAGTATTTTTGGCGTCTCGGTCGCACCAGAGGCCCGTGGCCAGGGTTGCGGCGACGCGCTGCTGCGGGCAGCCCTGGCCCACGTACAGACCTGGGAGGGCGTGACCTCGGTCCACCTGTCCGTGACCGAGACACAGGCTGCCGCACGGCGCCTGTACGAGCGTCACGGCTTCCAGGTCTGGGGCACGCAGCCCGACGCCGTTCGGGACGACCAGGGGCGGGCCCTGATCGAACATCACCTCTGTCTGTTGCTTGAAGACCCGTCCGCCTGA
- a CDS encoding MBL fold metallo-hydrolase, translated as MSQTPDTPPFPSDQIRPPAPSVSTFGGTQLLRPDVVRVRLPMVNAYLLGLPGEPWVLVDAGMPLTAPMIRAAIEKHHAGRPPAAIVLTHGHLDHIGGLHDLLEEWKVPVYAHPLELPYLTGQVPYPFPDPTVGGLMSLLSPAFVPGPFDFRPQIQALPEGGGVPFLPDWRWLHTPGHSVGHVSLWRESDRTLIAGDAFVTTKQESAVGALTLKPVLVHRPPAYYTPNWDAARESVRALAALSPALAATGHGHPMAGTHMDAALARLARNFDEAARPVRGWYLNHPVPVTLPQAGTRDPLKTLVLGTLAVAGAALVWRSLRRD; from the coding sequence ATGAGCCAGACGCCTGACACGCCACCATTCCCAAGCGACCAGATTCGCCCGCCTGCGCCGTCGGTCTCCACTTTCGGCGGGACTCAGCTGCTCCGTCCCGATGTGGTCCGGGTGCGGCTGCCCATGGTGAATGCCTACCTGCTGGGCCTGCCCGGAGAACCCTGGGTGCTGGTGGACGCGGGGATGCCTCTGACCGCCCCGATGATTCGCGCCGCCATCGAGAAACACCACGCGGGCAGGCCGCCTGCGGCCATCGTGTTGACCCACGGACATCTCGACCACATCGGCGGCCTGCATGACCTGCTCGAGGAATGGAAGGTGCCGGTGTACGCCCATCCGCTGGAACTGCCCTATCTGACAGGCCAGGTGCCGTATCCGTTCCCGGATCCCACCGTGGGCGGTTTGATGAGCCTGCTCTCACCCGCCTTTGTCCCCGGTCCGTTCGATTTCCGTCCTCAGATTCAGGCTCTGCCTGAGGGGGGTGGCGTGCCGTTCCTGCCCGACTGGCGCTGGCTGCATACGCCGGGACACAGCGTCGGTCATGTCTCCCTGTGGCGCGAGTCCGACCGCACCCTGATAGCCGGAGATGCTTTCGTCACCACCAAGCAGGAGTCGGCGGTGGGCGCCTTGACGCTGAAGCCTGTCCTGGTTCACCGCCCTCCCGCGTATTACACCCCCAACTGGGACGCGGCGCGCGAATCAGTGCGTGCCCTCGCGGCGCTCAGCCCTGCGCTGGCAGCCACCGGACACGGGCATCCCATGGCCGGAACACATATGGACGCTGCCCTGGCCCGCCTCGCACGCAACTTCGACGAGGCGGCGCGGCCCGTGCGCGGCTGGTATCTCAATCACCCGGTGCCAGTCACGCTCCCGCAGGCCGGCACCCGTGATCCCCTGAAAACCCTTGTGCTGGGCACGCTCGCCGTTGCCGGAGCGGCGCTGGTGTGGCGTTCGCTGCGGCGCGACTAG
- a CDS encoding PilT/PilU family type 4a pilus ATPase gives MSILNSILTAIVRDRASDIHLRAGSAPAGRVNGSIKRYGEGRMTPEHVADFAREMMPGAMWEQFQDRREADFAYGIAGLARFRVNAYYQRGTVGLIMRVIEDKAIPTFEQLGLPENTFTELTQHERGLVLVTGPTGSGKTTTLASMIDHINATQPVNIVTLEDPIEVLHRDRMAMISQRELGMDTLSFSAGLRASMRQDPDVILIGEMRDKETVEAALSAAQTGHLVFSTLHTQDAVRTVNRIIDFFAPHERLQVRQGLSESVVGIVSQRLLPRQGGGRVLGMEILLGTPTVRECIKDPDRTEEIKQALLEGGARGMQTFDQHLARLVQDGHMSTEDAMATATSPHELKILLMQRQFA, from the coding sequence ATGAGTATTCTCAATTCCATCCTGACGGCCATCGTGCGCGACCGGGCCAGCGATATTCACCTGCGGGCGGGCAGCGCCCCGGCAGGACGGGTCAACGGTTCGATCAAGCGCTACGGCGAGGGCCGCATGACCCCTGAGCACGTCGCCGATTTCGCGCGCGAGATGATGCCGGGGGCCATGTGGGAACAGTTCCAGGACCGCCGCGAGGCCGATTTCGCCTACGGCATCGCCGGGCTGGCGCGCTTCCGGGTCAACGCCTACTACCAGCGCGGCACGGTCGGCCTGATCATGCGCGTGATCGAGGACAAGGCCATTCCCACCTTCGAGCAACTGGGGCTGCCCGAGAACACCTTCACGGAACTGACCCAGCATGAGCGCGGCCTGGTGCTGGTGACCGGCCCGACAGGCTCGGGCAAGACCACCACGCTGGCGAGCATGATCGATCACATCAACGCCACGCAGCCGGTGAACATCGTGACCCTGGAAGATCCTATCGAGGTGCTGCACCGCGACCGCATGGCCATGATCAGCCAGCGTGAACTGGGCATGGACACCCTGAGTTTCTCGGCGGGCCTGCGCGCCAGCATGCGCCAGGACCCCGACGTGATCCTGATTGGCGAGATGCGTGACAAGGAAACGGTGGAAGCCGCGCTGAGCGCCGCGCAGACGGGGCACCTGGTTTTCAGCACGCTGCACACCCAGGACGCTGTTCGCACGGTCAACCGCATTATCGATTTCTTCGCGCCGCACGAACGGCTCCAGGTGCGCCAGGGCCTCTCAGAGAGCGTCGTGGGCATCGTCAGCCAGCGTCTGCTGCCGCGTCAGGGCGGGGGCCGGGTGCTGGGCATGGAAATCCTGCTGGGCACGCCCACCGTCCGCGAGTGCATCAAGGACCCGGACCGCACCGAGGAGATCAAGCAGGCCCTGCTGGAGGGCGGCGCCCGTGGCATGCAGACCTTCGATCAGCATCTGGCGCGGCTGGTGCAGGACGGCCACATGTCCACCGAGGACGCCATGGCCACCGCCACCAGTCCGCACGAGCTGAAAATCCTGCTGATGCAGCGCCAGTTCGCCTAG
- a CDS encoding GNAT family N-acetyltransferase: MTAPPVPTELRTPRLWLRAPREQDAGAVHAAVHASLPELQPWMVWAQQPDDLAGTARNLREAAERYAAREELRLLVWNADGSELIGSSGFHALNWSVPKGEIGYWIASAHTGQGHAQEVAGALTEFGLNTLGLRRIEIRCDSANERSARIPRRLGYTLDATLKNNAVAADDPNQLRDTLVFSVVR, encoded by the coding sequence ATGACCGCCCCACCTGTGCCCACCGAACTCCGCACGCCCCGGCTCTGGCTGCGTGCCCCACGCGAGCAGGATGCCGGGGCGGTTCATGCCGCCGTTCACGCCTCGCTGCCCGAACTCCAGCCCTGGATGGTCTGGGCCCAGCAGCCGGATGATCTGGCGGGCACGGCCCGGAACCTGCGCGAGGCTGCCGAGCGCTACGCCGCCCGCGAGGAACTGCGCCTGCTGGTCTGGAACGCGGACGGCAGCGAGTTGATCGGCAGCAGCGGCTTTCACGCCCTGAACTGGAGCGTGCCGAAGGGCGAGATCGGCTACTGGATCGCCAGCGCCCACACGGGCCAGGGCCACGCGCAGGAGGTGGCCGGGGCACTGACCGAATTCGGGCTGAACACGCTGGGGCTGCGCCGCATCGAGATCCGCTGTGACAGCGCCAACGAGCGCAGCGCCCGCATTCCGCGCAGGCTGGGGTACACCCTGGACGCCACCTTGAAGAACAACGCCGTGGCGGCGGATGACCCGAATCAGCTGCGCGACACGCTGGTCTTCAGCGTCGTCCGCTAG
- a CDS encoding DinB family protein has product MTKSSSSKALVPALITVAGVGLAAGAAYLARQRKEEVKEFVVSRVLEAPAGRSSYTDLGQGLERGGIALAGRAARAADTPANREVLSHIIGIERWGQNRLRVALGRQPYGSDTYHAYRPAQDASLTDLRNLLSQTRAGTVDLARQLHANPPEEGATVNHNGLGPLTAKAWLRYLNQHADLESRKLRGEKDGGRAEEQVMPEAAPS; this is encoded by the coding sequence ATGACCAAGTCGAGTAGCAGCAAGGCCCTCGTTCCAGCCCTGATCACGGTGGCCGGGGTGGGGCTGGCCGCCGGGGCCGCGTACCTGGCCCGCCAGCGCAAGGAAGAGGTCAAGGAGTTCGTGGTCTCGCGCGTGCTGGAAGCCCCTGCCGGGCGCAGCAGCTACACCGACCTGGGCCAGGGCCTGGAGCGCGGGGGCATCGCGCTGGCCGGACGCGCCGCGCGTGCGGCCGATACCCCGGCCAACCGCGAGGTGCTGTCCCACATCATCGGCATCGAGCGCTGGGGCCAGAACCGCCTGCGGGTGGCGCTGGGACGGCAGCCGTATGGGTCCGACACCTACCACGCCTACCGCCCCGCGCAGGACGCCAGCCTGACCGATCTGCGCAACCTGCTGTCGCAGACCCGTGCCGGCACCGTGGATCTGGCCCGGCAACTGCATGCAAACCCTCCGGAGGAGGGGGCCACCGTGAATCACAACGGCCTTGGGCCACTGACGGCCAAGGCCTGGCTCCGCTACCTGAACCAGCATGCGGACCTGGAAAGCCGCAAGCTGCGCGGCGAGAAAGACGGTGGCCGGGCCGAGGAACAGGTCATGCCGGAAGCCGCGCCCTCCTGA
- the argB gene encoding acetylglutamate kinase: MVIKYGGNAMKSPELRRAVAAEIAALRDQYLPVVVHGGGPFIERELTARGLSSEFRNGLRVTPPQLMDVVEMALCALNKRLSQEVRGAVGLMGRDSELLRAEVLDPALGRVGRVTGVNAGLLRTLLGAGITPVLGCVAVGPDGEALNINADTAAGAVAGALGEGIIFLTDVDGVYRHYPDPESRAAQLSRAEVEEGIAAGWIAGGMIPKVRAALDALDLGAPFATVASGMTAGVLAAAVRGEAGTRITP, encoded by the coding sequence ATGGTCATCAAATACGGCGGCAACGCCATGAAAAGCCCCGAACTGCGCCGCGCAGTGGCCGCCGAGATTGCGGCCCTGCGCGATCAATACCTCCCTGTGGTGGTCCACGGCGGCGGCCCATTCATTGAGCGTGAGCTGACGGCGCGTGGTCTGAGCAGCGAGTTCAGGAACGGCCTGCGCGTCACACCACCCCAACTGATGGATGTGGTGGAGATGGCGCTGTGCGCCCTGAACAAGCGCCTCAGCCAGGAAGTGAGAGGGGCGGTGGGCCTGATGGGCCGCGACAGCGAACTTCTGCGGGCTGAGGTTCTCGATCCCGCGCTGGGCCGGGTGGGACGCGTGACCGGGGTAAACGCCGGGCTGCTGCGGACCCTGCTGGGCGCGGGGATCACCCCGGTGCTGGGCTGCGTCGCCGTGGGGCCGGACGGCGAGGCGCTGAACATCAATGCTGACACGGCTGCCGGGGCGGTGGCCGGGGCGCTGGGGGAGGGCATCATTTTTCTGACCGACGTGGACGGGGTGTACCGCCACTATCCTGACCCTGAAAGCCGCGCCGCCCAGCTGAGCCGCGCCGAGGTCGAGGAGGGTATTGCGGCAGGGTGGATCGCCGGGGGCATGATTCCCAAGGTGCGCGCCGCACTGGACGCCCTCGACCTCGGCGCGCCGTTCGCCACGGTGGCCAGCGGCATGACCGCGGGGGTGCTGGCGGCGGCAGTGCGCGGGGAGGCGGGTACGCGCATCACCCCCTGA
- a CDS encoding AMP-binding protein, which produces MDRAQTTPEHGLIYLTDGETQEVQLSHQALHEQARLLAAQLQQRFNPGDRAILLFGEGIDIIPAFFGVLYAGLVAVPLIPPRPGQPSDDLVSLMTDAQPSVLLTTTGFGHYLKPMLEASGVAGALPMVFTDAPSGNVSDWSPPAITGESLAALLYTSGSTSLPRGVMMTHGHILRRLGGLADLMAAIDTSGATVNWLPLQHLMGLFGSVLQPMYMEIQAVVLPTSKVIERPVRWLQAMTRFRAGSSGAPNFAFQMCVDRIEPQDRQDLDLSAWKIAVLSTEAIRIETLDQFAQTYAPFGFQRSAYYTSYGLSESIGTFDVQPQTPKPITLRVDAEALEQGQVRVTTSGSGRVLVGCGQTVPGQQIVIVDPDTCRPCGDDQIGEIWIRGPQVADGYWHQPEATALTFQAQLSGGEGPYLRSGDLGFFHERELYVAGRLKEMLIVRGKNLYAVDLERTAETAHSALLPASSAAFSIPVDGEEQLVLVHEVRPDQAGLDVEQVASAVRRLIGERYLLPVHSVVLVEAGSIPRTETGKIRRLHARTLFLRESGTSSA; this is translated from the coding sequence GTGGACCGTGCCCAGACCACCCCTGAGCACGGCCTGATTTATCTTACGGACGGAGAAACCCAGGAAGTCCAGTTGAGTCACCAGGCGCTGCACGAACAGGCCCGGCTCCTGGCCGCGCAGTTGCAACAACGCTTCAACCCCGGCGACCGGGCCATCCTGCTTTTCGGTGAAGGTATTGACATTATCCCTGCCTTTTTCGGGGTGCTGTACGCGGGGCTGGTGGCCGTGCCCCTGATTCCGCCCCGGCCAGGTCAGCCGAGCGATGATCTCGTCTCGCTGATGACCGACGCCCAGCCGAGCGTGCTGCTCACGACCACGGGTTTTGGTCACTACCTGAAGCCGATGCTGGAAGCCTCGGGCGTCGCCGGGGCCCTGCCGATGGTTTTTACGGACGCCCCATCAGGCAACGTGTCGGACTGGTCACCTCCGGCCATCACCGGCGAGTCACTCGCCGCGCTGCTGTATACCTCAGGCTCCACCAGCCTGCCGCGCGGCGTGATGATGACGCATGGACACATTCTGCGCCGACTCGGCGGGCTGGCCGACCTCATGGCTGCCATCGATACGTCGGGCGCGACAGTCAACTGGCTTCCGCTGCAACATCTGATGGGTTTGTTTGGCAGCGTCCTGCAGCCCATGTATATGGAGATTCAGGCGGTGGTGTTGCCCACGTCCAAAGTGATTGAACGGCCCGTTCGGTGGCTGCAGGCGATGACGCGCTTCCGGGCCGGTTCGAGCGGCGCCCCGAACTTCGCTTTCCAGATGTGCGTCGACCGGATTGAGCCGCAAGATCGCCAGGATCTGGACCTAAGTGCCTGGAAGATCGCTGTCCTCAGCACCGAAGCGATCCGCATCGAGACGCTGGATCAGTTCGCGCAAACGTATGCTCCTTTCGGTTTTCAGCGCAGTGCGTATTACACCTCCTATGGACTGTCGGAGAGCATCGGCACCTTCGACGTGCAGCCACAGACGCCCAAACCCATCACACTCAGGGTCGACGCCGAGGCCTTGGAACAGGGCCAGGTGCGTGTGACGACCTCGGGATCAGGCCGTGTCCTGGTGGGGTGCGGACAGACCGTGCCCGGTCAACAGATCGTGATTGTTGACCCCGACACCTGTCGGCCCTGTGGTGACGATCAGATTGGCGAGATCTGGATCCGGGGACCGCAGGTGGCGGACGGCTACTGGCATCAGCCTGAAGCGACCGCCCTCACCTTTCAGGCCCAGCTCAGCGGCGGCGAGGGGCCGTACCTGCGGTCCGGCGATCTGGGGTTCTTCCACGAGCGGGAACTGTACGTGGCCGGCCGTCTCAAGGAAATGCTGATCGTGCGCGGCAAAAATCTTTACGCGGTGGACCTGGAGCGAACGGCTGAGACGGCGCATTCCGCCCTTCTGCCCGCCAGCAGCGCCGCGTTCTCGATTCCGGTGGACGGCGAGGAGCAGCTGGTGCTGGTGCATGAAGTGCGTCCTGATCAGGCGGGCCTTGACGTTGAACAGGTGGCCTCGGCCGTCCGGCGGCTGATTGGCGAACGCTACCTGCTCCCCGTTCATAGCGTGGTTCTGGTCGAGGCGGGGAGTATCCCACGGACGGAGACGGGAAAGATCCGACGTCTACACGCGCGCACACTCTTTCTGCGTGAATCGGGGACCAGTTCCGCCTAA
- a CDS encoding carbon-nitrogen hydrolase family protein, with product MTVVRVAAAAYGVDFLPDWAAYEAKIASWVAEAAAAGAELLVFPEYAALELVALLPAELRHDVLGMRPALQLFLPEFVGLHARLARQYGVCLVAGSFPVQVGESFVNRAHVFAPDGRSGWQDKLLMTRFEAEEWQISPGEGVRVFELSLRGGTELRFGVATCYDSEFPGLARRVAEGGAELLLVPSFTGSRAGFTRVRVGSMARALEGQCYAVHAPLIADAPWSYAIEDAVGRASIYAPADHGLPDDGLVAEGGWNAPGWLIHDLDLALTRHVRADGHVLNWRDRTAASTRATPAEVVTLGASVGV from the coding sequence ATGACAGTGGTGCGGGTGGCGGCGGCGGCGTATGGGGTGGACTTCCTGCCCGACTGGGCCGCCTATGAAGCGAAGATCGCGTCGTGGGTGGCCGAGGCGGCGGCAGCGGGGGCGGAACTGCTGGTGTTCCCCGAGTACGCCGCGCTGGAACTGGTGGCGCTGCTGCCCGCCGAACTGCGGCACGACGTGCTGGGGATGAGGCCCGCCCTGCAGCTTTTCCTGCCGGAGTTTGTGGGCCTGCATGCCCGGCTGGCACGGCAGTACGGCGTGTGCCTCGTGGCGGGCAGCTTTCCGGTCCAGGTGGGTGAGAGCTTCGTCAACCGCGCGCACGTCTTCGCGCCGGACGGCCGCTCTGGCTGGCAGGACAAGCTGCTGATGACCCGTTTCGAGGCGGAGGAATGGCAGATCTCGCCGGGCGAGGGCGTGCGCGTCTTCGAGCTGAGCTTGCGCGGGGGCACAGAGTTGCGCTTCGGGGTCGCCACCTGTTACGACAGCGAATTTCCCGGTCTGGCCCGCCGGGTGGCGGAAGGCGGCGCGGAACTGCTGCTGGTGCCGTCCTTCACCGGCAGCCGCGCCGGGTTCACCCGTGTGCGGGTGGGCAGCATGGCCCGCGCACTGGAAGGGCAGTGCTACGCGGTCCATGCCCCCCTGATCGCGGACGCGCCGTGGTCCTATGCCATAGAGGACGCCGTGGGCCGCGCCTCCATCTACGCCCCCGCCGATCATGGCCTGCCTGACGATGGCCTTGTCGCCGAGGGGGGCTGGAACGCGCCGGGCTGGCTGATCCACGACCTCGATCTGGCCCTGACCCGCCACGTGCGCGCCGACGGCCATGTGCTGAACTGGCGGGACCGGACGGCGGCCTCAACGCGGGCCACCCCTGCCGAAGTCGTGACCCTGGGGGCCAGCGTTGGCGTCTGA
- a CDS encoding 5-formyltetrahydrofolate cyclo-ligase: MDGPITPGAYREQLWTALLRARACAYPLPPHGHHPNFTRARQAARHLLAHPQVAGLRTLIVGPDRALYPLRKLALDAGMTLYVPNQKKVGQRGGVWYWRLTDPAGARLSAMPGVGEPALFVPDRPSLEDAQAAVIASVALGRNGARLGKGFGWAARGVGMGLPELTLAHPLMLAPTLPCAADSYVTLIGTPDGVVEPPVR, encoded by the coding sequence ATGGACGGTCCCATCACCCCCGGCGCGTACCGGGAACAGCTCTGGACGGCGCTGCTGCGGGCGCGGGCCTGTGCATACCCGCTGCCGCCGCACGGTCATCATCCCAATTTCACCCGTGCCCGGCAGGCGGCGCGCCATCTGCTGGCACACCCGCAGGTGGCCGGACTGCGGACGCTGATCGTCGGGCCGGACCGCGCGCTGTACCCGCTGCGAAAGCTGGCGCTGGACGCGGGCATGACGCTGTACGTGCCCAACCAGAAGAAGGTGGGCCAGCGCGGGGGGGTGTGGTACTGGCGGCTGACCGACCCGGCGGGCGCCCGCCTGAGTGCCATGCCGGGAGTGGGTGAGCCGGCGCTCTTCGTACCAGACAGGCCCTCGCTGGAAGACGCGCAGGCCGCCGTGATCGCCAGCGTGGCGCTTGGGCGGAACGGCGCGCGGCTGGGCAAGGGCTTCGGCTGGGCGGCGCGCGGCGTGGGAATGGGCCTGCCAGAATTGACCCTGGCCCACCCGCTGATGTTGGCGCCCACGCTGCCGTGTGCCGCCGACTCGTACGTGACCCTGATCGGCACGCCGGACGGGGTGGTGGAGCCTCCAGTTCGCTAA
- the purE gene encoding 5-(carboxyamino)imidazole ribonucleotide mutase: MRGVSETPSVSQTPPPRLGVVMGSRSDFPTMEAALEVLAALNLPYEVRVLSAHRTPQLLPSYAARAERLNFTCIIAGAGGAAHLPGMLAAFTRVPVLGVPVQSRALSGLDSLYSIAQMPGGVPVATFAIGTAGAKNAALFAAAMIAVTDQEVRDRLNIYRQQQTQAVLDEPFFEGHPRAGAE, from the coding sequence ATGCGGGGCGTGAGTGAAACACCGTCCGTGAGTCAGACACCGCCCCCGCGCCTGGGCGTGGTGATGGGCAGCCGCAGTGATTTTCCGACGATGGAGGCTGCGCTGGAGGTGCTGGCCGCCCTTAACCTCCCTTACGAGGTGCGCGTGCTGTCCGCCCACCGCACGCCGCAGTTGCTGCCCAGCTACGCGGCGCGGGCCGAGCGCCTGAACTTCACCTGCATCATTGCCGGGGCGGGCGGCGCGGCCCACCTGCCGGGGATGCTGGCGGCCTTCACGCGGGTGCCGGTGCTGGGCGTGCCGGTGCAGAGCCGCGCCCTGAGCGGCCTGGACAGTCTGTACAGCATCGCGCAGATGCCGGGCGGCGTGCCGGTGGCCACCTTCGCCATCGGCACGGCAGGCGCGAAGAACGCCGCGCTGTTCGCCGCCGCCATGATCGCGGTCACCGATCAGGAGGTCAGAGACCGGCTGAACATTTACCGCCAGCAGCAGACGCAGGCCGTGCTGGACGAGCCATTCTTCGAGGGTCACCCCAGGGCAGGAGCGGAATGA
- a CDS encoding glutamate ligase domain-containing protein, giving the protein MTAPDYDWLYSRTRAGRARGPGGVRALLDTLGSPDTRFGSVRVIGTNGKGSTCAMLEAGLIAAGVRTGRFTSPHLHAYEERIRVNGVNLAPARTQEFIDWARVHAPDAAFFDLTLALACQVFAEDGVDLAVMEAGVGGISDATHALGHVVAVALTNVDLDHTSVLGSAVADIARDKAGAAQPGVPLLTTASGDALDVARAVARERGAPLLTPRTHPELFALPHPPALEGVHQHANAALAVATLRMLGHDAGVEAALQARHPARLERLNVDGKTVLLDGAHNPHATHALALAVPHVDVLLFGNLARKDTDATLAPLLPVAPLRVFTAPGDLATSPRALATRYGGEECPDPADALARALALTPSGGTLLVTGSLYLAAGVRAQLDRP; this is encoded by the coding sequence GTGACGGCGCCCGACTATGACTGGCTGTATTCCCGGACCCGCGCGGGCCGGGCGCGCGGGCCGGGGGGAGTGCGGGCCCTGCTGGACACGCTGGGCTCGCCGGACACCCGGTTTGGCTCAGTCCGTGTGATCGGCACCAACGGCAAGGGCAGCACCTGCGCCATGCTGGAAGCGGGGTTGATCGCCGCTGGCGTCCGGACGGGGCGCTTTACCAGCCCGCACCTGCACGCCTACGAGGAACGCATCCGGGTGAACGGCGTCAACCTCGCCCCGGCGCGGACACAGGAATTTATCGATTGGGCCAGGGTGCACGCGCCGGACGCTGCTTTTTTCGATCTAACGCTGGCCCTGGCCTGTCAGGTCTTCGCTGAGGATGGCGTTGACTTGGCGGTGATGGAAGCTGGTGTGGGCGGCATCAGCGACGCCACCCACGCGCTGGGCCATGTTGTGGCGGTGGCCCTGACCAACGTGGACCTGGATCACACCAGCGTGCTGGGCAGCGCTGTGGCCGACATTGCCCGCGACAAGGCCGGAGCGGCCCAGCCCGGCGTTCCGTTGCTGACCACTGCGAGCGGTGACGCACTGGACGTGGCGCGGGCGGTGGCCCGGGAGCGAGGCGCGCCGCTGCTGACGCCCCGGACCCACCCGGAACTGTTCGCGCTGCCGCATCCGCCCGCCCTGGAGGGAGTACACCAGCACGCCAATGCGGCGCTGGCTGTCGCCACCTTGCGGATGCTGGGGCATGACGCGGGGGTGGAGGCAGCCTTGCAGGCCCGTCACCCGGCCCGTCTTGAACGTCTGAACGTGGACGGCAAGACCGTACTGCTGGACGGCGCGCACAATCCGCACGCCACCCACGCGCTTGCCCTGGCGGTGCCGCATGTCGATGTCCTGTTGTTCGGCAATCTGGCGCGCAAGGACACGGACGCCACGCTGGCCCCGCTGCTGCCCGTGGCCCCGCTGCGGGTGTTCACCGCTCCTGGCGATCTGGCCACGTCACCCCGCGCTCTGGCGACCCGCTATGGTGGCGAGGAGTGCCCTGATCCCGCTGACGCTTTGGCCCGCGCCTTGGCGCTGACTCCCTCCGGCGGGACGCTGCTGGTCACGGGCAGTCTGTATCTGGCGGCGGGCGTGCGGGCGCAGCTTGACAGGCCATAG